The nucleotide window GGTTACATTCACAAGAGGGAATCCAGGAAAGGGACGTTAGTAGAGCTGACTGAAAAAGGAATAAACCTTCTCGAAAAGCTCTATGAGGAAATTTCTACTGCCCTCTATTCAGGTTTCATCGTTGGGGAAGTAATCTCAGGGATAGGGGAAGGAGCATATTACGTTAGACAGTACGCCCCACTAATTAGGGAGTACCTCGGATTTGACCCATACCCAGGAACGTTGAACGTTAGGGTTCTATTTCCAAAGACAATCTTCGATGCGTTGTGCACGGCGAGGCCAATAATAATCCCAGGCTTCACGAGGAACGGCAGAACGTTCGGCGATGTCAGGGCCTATAGGGTGAGAATCGATGGGATAGAGGGGGCTATAGTTATACCCTCCAGAACGGTTCACCCACCAAAGATAGCAGAGATAATAGCTCCTGTAAAGCTCAGAGATGCTCTTAACCTAAAAGATGGGGATAAGGTTAGAATTGAAGTGGTATAGGCCCGGCTTATCCACCCGCCCTCATTGCCCGCCGTTGTCGGCAACCTCAGGCGGCCCCGGAGACCGGGCCCTGTCCGCCCGGCGACGTCGCCTCGTTCATGGCGCGCCTTTCTCGGCACGCTCCCTCGGTCGGGCCTCCGGGCGGCAGGTCGGACAATTAAATCTTACCCAAAAGGATTTTTAAAGTTGACATCCTCAACCTTGGGGGATGAATATGACACTTGGGTATAATGAAAAGCTGGTCCTCCTCACGATTGCAAAGCTAGAAAAGGCAAGCGTGGAAGAGATAGTTAAGGAAACGAGATTGGATCAGGTAGCCGTAATGAGGGCCATTCTGACCCTTGAAAAAGAGGGATTAATAAAGTTACACGAGAGAAAGGAAAAGATTATCGTTCTGACAGACATTGGAAAGGAGTACTCTAAAATAGGCCTTCCAGAGATTAGAGCGCTTAGGGTTCTTAGGGAGAAGAAGAAAGCATACCTTGACGAACTTAAAGATGTGCTGAGGGAGGATGAGCTCAAGGCAATAGTTGGAATCCTTAGAAGGGAGGGACTCGCAAACGTCAGGAAGGATGAAAAGGGGTTAGTCCTTGAGATAACGGAGAAAGGTGAAAAACTCGGTGAAAGACCAATAGATATAGCTTTAAAGCTGTTAAGCGAGAAGGGAGAAGTATCTGTCGATGAGATAAGTAGGATAATTGACGTCAAAGACCTCAAAAGGAGAAAAATAGCCAGAGAAGATGAGAGGGTTGAGAGAACGGTTGAGATAACCGAGAAGGGAAAGAAACTCGTGAGTAAAGGCATCGAACTGAAGAGAGAAGTTACGAGACTCACCCCAGAACTAATCGCGAGCGGTAAGTGGAGGGAAGTTGAGCTAAAGCCCTTCAACATAAAAGCGCCAGTTAAGAGGATCTACCCAGGGAAGAAGCAACCTTATAGAGTTTTCCTGGACAAGATAAGGAGAAGGCTAATCGAGATGGGATTCATAGAGATGACCGTTGACAGTTTAATAGAAACCCAGTTCTGGAACTTCGACGCGCTCTTCCAGC belongs to Pyrococcus abyssi GE5 and includes:
- the pheS gene encoding phenylalanine--tRNA ligase subunit alpha, coding for MTLGYNEKLVLLTIAKLEKASVEEIVKETRLDQVAVMRAILTLEKEGLIKLHERKEKIIVLTDIGKEYSKIGLPEIRALRVLREKKKAYLDELKDVLREDELKAIVGILRREGLANVRKDEKGLVLEITEKGEKLGERPIDIALKLLSEKGEVSVDEISRIIDVKDLKRRKIAREDERVERTVEITEKGKKLVSKGIELKREVTRLTPELIASGKWREVELKPFNIKAPVKRIYPGKKQPYRVFLDKIRRRLIEMGFIEMTVDSLIETQFWNFDALFQPQNHPAREWTDTYQLKYPEKGYLPDESLVSRVKEAHERGLAGSRGWGYVWSPERAMLLMPRAHATALSARQLAKGIEIPGKYFTIQRVFRPDVLDRTHLIEFNQIDGFVAGEDLTFRHLLGILKRFAIEIAGAKKVKFFPDYYPFTEPSVQLSAYHPELGWVEFGGAGVFREEMTEALGIKVPVIAWGIGIDRLAMFKLGIDDIRYLFSYDLRWLREAKLIW
- a CDS encoding DUF120 domain-containing protein, which codes for MKTLFLLIKLAKMGAIGKEITVTMRELSRELDVSPQTVLRWLEELKEQGYIHKRESRKGTLVELTEKGINLLEKLYEEISTALYSGFIVGEVISGIGEGAYYVRQYAPLIREYLGFDPYPGTLNVRVLFPKTIFDALCTARPIIIPGFTRNGRTFGDVRAYRVRIDGIEGAIVIPSRTVHPPKIAEIIAPVKLRDALNLKDGDKVRIEVV